One genomic window of Bradyrhizobium sp. B124 includes the following:
- a CDS encoding type I secretion system permease/ATPase, whose protein sequence is MSISRKKADEFRQSLQACQTYFVTAAIFSLAINLLYLAGPLFMLQVYDRVISSASEITLLMLTLALLLAFMALAGLDAVRARVLTRTSIRLDRMIAPRVMTAIIDHSAKIGGARSQLLRDFDTFRQFITGSGIHAVFDLPWSPIYIAVIFCLHPFLGAFALGCSIILVLMAFLNESIVKPPLSESSEAANRNYSFTEMSLRNTEVVRAMGMTAGLLNRWSKDRDRMLERQVAASDRAATMQSMIRFLRLSMQSLILGLGAYLVIERMTTAGAMFAASILLGRALQPIEQIVGSWRSLISARGAFLRVRELLGANPPRQSGLTLPRPEGRLSVEALSFAAPGTSKPILRGVTFQIEPGEVLGIIGPSGAGKSTLARHIVGVQAPSAGAVRLDGSDVSTWIRSSLGQHLGYLPQDIELFADSIAANICRFDRKKDSEIIAAAKMAGVHEMILRLPEGYDTQVGEGGAILSGGIRQRIALARAVYGNPSLVVLDEPSSNLDSEGDAALSECIMELKKRGTTVVIISHRPATIGVVDKVLVLREGVAEMFGPRHEILSRLTRPVPVPAVRGAAG, encoded by the coding sequence GTGAGTATTTCCCGTAAAAAAGCGGATGAATTCCGGCAGTCGCTGCAAGCCTGCCAGACCTATTTTGTCACTGCGGCCATATTCAGCCTGGCCATTAACCTTCTCTATCTGGCTGGCCCACTTTTCATGCTGCAGGTCTATGACCGCGTGATCTCAAGCGCCAGCGAGATCACGCTCCTGATGCTGACGCTTGCGCTGTTGCTGGCGTTCATGGCGCTAGCTGGACTCGATGCGGTCCGCGCACGTGTACTGACACGCACCAGCATTCGCCTCGATCGGATGATCGCGCCGCGGGTGATGACCGCCATCATCGACCATTCGGCAAAAATCGGCGGCGCGCGCAGCCAGCTGCTGCGCGATTTTGATACGTTTCGCCAGTTCATAACCGGGTCTGGAATTCACGCAGTCTTCGATCTACCGTGGTCGCCCATCTACATCGCGGTGATCTTTTGCCTGCACCCGTTCCTGGGCGCTTTTGCGCTGGGGTGCTCGATTATCCTAGTTCTAATGGCCTTTCTCAACGAATCGATCGTCAAACCTCCGCTCTCCGAATCCAGCGAGGCGGCAAATCGAAATTACAGTTTTACGGAGATGAGCCTGCGCAACACCGAAGTGGTACGCGCCATGGGGATGACCGCGGGCCTTCTGAATCGCTGGAGTAAGGACCGCGACCGAATGCTGGAGCGCCAGGTCGCCGCGAGCGATCGCGCGGCAACGATGCAGAGCATGATCCGTTTCCTGCGGCTGTCGATGCAATCGTTGATCCTTGGTCTCGGTGCCTATCTCGTGATAGAGCGCATGACCACCGCCGGTGCCATGTTTGCCGCCAGCATCCTGCTTGGCCGTGCGTTGCAGCCGATTGAACAGATCGTCGGATCCTGGCGCAGCCTCATCTCCGCCCGCGGTGCATTCCTGCGGGTGCGCGAGTTGTTGGGAGCCAATCCGCCGCGCCAATCTGGACTGACGCTGCCGCGACCCGAGGGCCGTCTTTCCGTCGAAGCGCTGTCTTTTGCCGCGCCTGGAACATCAAAGCCCATTCTGCGCGGCGTCACCTTCCAAATCGAACCGGGTGAAGTCTTGGGGATTATCGGCCCCTCTGGCGCCGGCAAATCCACGCTCGCGCGCCATATCGTTGGCGTTCAGGCACCGTCCGCAGGTGCCGTCCGGCTTGACGGATCCGATGTTTCGACCTGGATCAGGTCGTCACTTGGCCAGCATCTCGGCTATCTTCCGCAGGATATCGAGCTGTTTGCCGACAGTATCGCGGCCAACATCTGCCGGTTCGATCGAAAAAAGGACAGCGAGATCATTGCGGCGGCGAAGATGGCCGGTGTGCACGAGATGATCCTGCGGCTGCCCGAGGGTTATGATACGCAAGTCGGGGAGGGCGGCGCAATTCTGTCCGGTGGCATTCGCCAGCGCATCGCCCTTGCTCGTGCGGTTTACGGCAATCCGAGCCTCGTTGTACTCGATGAGCCAAGCTCGAACCTCGATTCGGAAGGGGATGCCGCGCTCTCAGAGTGCATCATGGAGCTAAAAAAGCGCGGAACCACCGTGGTGATCATTTCGCATCGGCCGGCCACCATCGGCGTGGTGGATAAGGTCTTGGTGTTGCGTGAGGGCGTCGCCGAGATGTTCGGGCCCCGCCACGAAATCCTCTCGCGTCTCACGCGGCCCGTGCCGGTTCCGGCGGTTCGGGGAGCGGCCGGTTAG
- a CDS encoding type II secretion system F family protein produces MSAPLIIVLLLLLCATVNTLWLDSRQRQMDRQIEIALPASEAATLVSIRRAEKASRWDMLRRVANYQPDITYVLHPAYVFLAGATAAGLVVYANHRLLQWSTPTVSIVAGGVALLVVRGMFGWQRSRFINQLFGQLPDAIQLVTSTVRSGLPVNEAFRAIAREMPEPTSGQFKIVCSELAMGGAPEEAVEGIYQRTLVPEYAMFAVTLAVQLKAGGSLAETLQILADTVSQRVALAARAKALAGEVIFSSRALSLSPFIIGGLLYAINPQSVDLLFYDPTGNMLLAYALGSVVVGHFVIRWMIKRETAL; encoded by the coding sequence ATGTCGGCGCCCCTGATCATCGTTCTGCTGCTTCTGCTGTGCGCGACGGTCAATACGCTGTGGCTCGACTCGCGACAGCGGCAGATGGACCGCCAGATTGAGATTGCTCTGCCGGCGTCCGAGGCGGCAACTCTGGTGTCCATCCGTCGTGCGGAAAAGGCTTCGCGTTGGGATATGCTCCGGCGCGTCGCCAATTATCAGCCTGACATCACTTACGTTCTGCATCCGGCCTACGTATTTCTGGCTGGCGCGACGGCCGCAGGTCTGGTCGTTTACGCCAATCATCGCCTGCTGCAATGGTCCACGCCCACGGTATCGATCGTTGCTGGTGGCGTCGCCCTGCTGGTGGTGCGGGGCATGTTCGGATGGCAGCGCAGTCGCTTCATTAATCAGCTTTTCGGCCAGCTTCCCGACGCAATCCAGCTGGTGACCAGCACTGTTCGGTCGGGATTGCCCGTCAACGAGGCCTTTCGCGCCATCGCTCGGGAAATGCCGGAGCCAACATCCGGCCAGTTCAAGATCGTCTGCAGCGAGCTGGCGATGGGGGGGGCTCCGGAAGAGGCTGTCGAAGGCATCTATCAGCGAACGCTGGTTCCTGAATACGCGATGTTTGCAGTAACGCTTGCAGTCCAATTGAAGGCCGGCGGAAGTCTGGCAGAAACCTTGCAGATCCTGGCCGACACCGTAAGCCAGCGGGTTGCGTTGGCTGCACGTGCGAAGGCTCTGGCCGGAGAGGTCATCTTCTCGTCGCGTGCGCTTTCACTATCGCCGTTCATCATTGGCGGATTGCTCTACGCGATCAATCCACAATCGGTCGACCTGCTGTTCTATGACCCAACCGGAAATATGCTGCTGGCGTACGCGCTCGGATCGGTCGTTGTCGGACACTTCGTGATACGCTGGATGATCAAGAGGGAGACGGCCCTATGA
- a CDS encoding type II secretion system F family protein, which translates to MTAVFGFAALATVVAAAMCILIIREVHSRALDTRVANAVLGIPHRSSSSQDLIGWLSSIGARYKRFYAEENLEQLRTVIQAAGFNHYRTLPIWIGVKAVSMFLFPLAAFFAAQFLRKPFSEVMIFTLFGVVAGIMGPRLILLFMKRRFDAAIRLGTPDTIDLLVVCSEAGMGLEGGLERVAAEMKQTNPAMTQVLRGLLDDLRILPNRTEAFEKLGAKSEGLRRFGTVIAQSLQYGTPLGQALRGIAVDLRRERITKLEERAHKLGAKLTIPMVLFMLPAMFVILGGSPFLHLINAFK; encoded by the coding sequence ATGACTGCTGTCTTCGGTTTTGCTGCCCTTGCCACGGTCGTTGCAGCCGCAATGTGCATTCTGATCATTCGCGAAGTGCATAGCCGCGCGCTGGATACGCGCGTGGCGAATGCCGTGCTGGGCATCCCACACCGCTCAAGTTCCTCGCAGGACCTGATCGGCTGGCTTTCCTCGATCGGCGCTCGCTATAAGCGCTTCTATGCCGAGGAAAATCTTGAGCAGCTCAGAACCGTCATTCAGGCGGCGGGCTTCAACCATTACCGAACCTTGCCGATCTGGATTGGCGTCAAAGCGGTCAGCATGTTCCTGTTTCCGTTGGCGGCCTTCTTTGCGGCGCAGTTTCTCAGAAAGCCGTTCTCGGAAGTGATGATCTTCACGCTGTTCGGGGTGGTCGCCGGAATCATGGGGCCGCGTTTGATCCTTCTGTTCATGAAAAGGCGCTTTGATGCCGCCATTCGGCTCGGGACTCCGGATACCATCGATCTGCTCGTTGTATGCAGCGAGGCGGGAATGGGCCTTGAGGGCGGGCTTGAGCGGGTGGCGGCGGAGATGAAGCAAACGAACCCGGCGATGACCCAGGTATTGCGCGGTCTGCTCGACGATCTCCGCATATTGCCGAACCGCACCGAGGCGTTCGAGAAACTGGGCGCCAAGTCGGAAGGGCTTCGCCGCTTCGGAACGGTGATCGCTCAAAGCCTGCAGTATGGAACGCCGCTTGGGCAGGCCCTGCGCGGCATCGCCGTTGACCTGCGGCGGGAGCGCATCACCAAGCTGGAGGAGCGGGCGCACAAGCTCGGCGCCAAGCTGACCATTCCGATGGTGCTGTTCATGCTTCCCGCCATGTTTGTCATTCTGGGCGGGAGCCCGTTTTTGCATCTCATTAATGCGTTCAAGTAG
- a CDS encoding CpaF family protein: MPRREEPPTHLPAMSASLRERVIEQIEPAAAASVSREVLRRQIEEIIHGIANQERLELSGREQLLLAEEIADDMTGYGPLRPLLLDETINDIMINGPSNVYVERSGKLERIAVRFRDNDHIAAVGQKIAAQVGRRVDESSPMVDCRLPDGSRVNIILPPLAIHSPCISIRKFPSRRLNINGMIENGSMTPALGQLLEIASRCRLNVLVSGGTGSGKTTLLNALSQFIDHSERIVTIEDAAELQLQQPHVISLETRPPSLEGTGQVTQRDLLWNALRMRPDRIIVGEVRGAEAFDMLQAMNTGHDGSISTVHANSARDALTRVENMVQMGQVNLPSRAIRSQIVAALDLIVQIERMRDGQRRIVQITEVIGLEGEVITTNDVALFEYKEEDVHGRISGTYRSTQAVPKFKSRLVYYGLDRAWAEAMRHI, encoded by the coding sequence ATGCCGAGGCGCGAGGAGCCTCCGACACATCTTCCGGCGATGTCGGCCTCGTTGCGCGAACGCGTTATCGAGCAGATCGAGCCGGCAGCAGCCGCGTCGGTCTCGCGCGAGGTACTTCGGCGGCAGATCGAGGAGATCATTCACGGCATAGCCAACCAGGAACGACTGGAGTTGTCGGGCCGCGAGCAGTTGCTGTTGGCGGAGGAAATTGCGGACGACATGACTGGCTACGGGCCGCTTCGTCCGCTTCTGCTCGATGAGACCATCAACGACATCATGATCAACGGGCCGAGCAACGTCTACGTCGAGCGGAGCGGCAAGCTGGAGCGGATCGCGGTGCGGTTCCGCGACAACGACCATATTGCCGCGGTCGGGCAAAAGATTGCCGCGCAGGTCGGCCGGCGCGTGGATGAATCCAGCCCGATGGTGGACTGCCGCCTGCCGGACGGCAGCCGCGTCAACATCATCCTGCCACCGCTGGCCATCCACAGTCCCTGCATCTCGATCCGAAAATTTCCGAGCCGGCGTCTGAACATCAATGGGATGATCGAGAACGGATCGATGACCCCCGCTCTCGGACAGCTGTTGGAAATTGCCTCCCGCTGCCGGCTCAATGTTCTGGTCTCCGGCGGCACGGGGTCGGGCAAGACGACACTACTGAACGCCCTTAGCCAGTTCATCGACCACAGCGAACGCATCGTTACGATCGAGGACGCCGCTGAGCTGCAATTGCAGCAACCGCACGTGATCAGCCTGGAGACGCGGCCGCCCAGCCTCGAGGGTACGGGGCAGGTCACGCAACGCGATCTCCTTTGGAACGCCCTGCGCATGCGGCCGGATCGCATCATCGTGGGCGAGGTCCGCGGCGCCGAAGCATTCGACATGCTGCAAGCAATGAACACCGGCCATGACGGATCGATCTCGACGGTGCATGCAAACAGTGCGCGCGATGCGTTGACGCGCGTCGAGAACATGGTGCAGATGGGGCAGGTCAATCTGCCATCGCGCGCGATCCGCTCCCAGATCGTCGCCGCGCTTGACCTGATCGTGCAGATCGAACGCATGCGGGACGGACAGCGTCGGATCGTCCAGATCACCGAGGTGATCGGGCTGGAAGGCGAGGTGATCACCACCAACGACGTCGCGTTGTTCGAATACAAGGAAGAGGATGTGCACGGACGGATATCCGGCACCTATCGATCCACTCAGGCAGTCCCGAAATTCAAGAGCCGCCTTGTCTATTACGGGCTCGATCGAGCCTGGGCCGAGGCGATGAGGCACATCTGA
- a CDS encoding methyltransferase: protein MSTVTLSNNSTYERTMQLLGGIWFMLLALCYAIKVGSFSDSWLVLLSSFCLASFYVVLGLLVMTRPPAKALADGWLPRMAAFVGTYMPWTIGFFGETDKALPNLASTICVLIGMFMMFVTIRHLGKSFSLVPQARSVVQTGPYRWIKHPLYLAEEIAIFGVVLKVISPVTLALFVLHIGVQVCRIYYEEDLLRRNCPEYASYEASRWRLIPYVW, encoded by the coding sequence ATGAGCACCGTCACTCTATCGAATAATTCGACTTACGAGCGGACGATGCAACTGCTCGGCGGCATCTGGTTCATGCTGCTGGCGCTCTGCTACGCCATCAAAGTCGGATCGTTTTCTGATTCCTGGCTGGTGCTCCTGTCGAGTTTTTGTCTCGCCAGTTTCTACGTCGTTCTCGGGCTGTTGGTCATGACTCGGCCGCCGGCAAAGGCGCTTGCGGATGGTTGGCTGCCAAGAATGGCGGCATTTGTCGGCACCTATATGCCATGGACGATCGGCTTCTTCGGCGAGACCGATAAAGCGTTGCCAAACCTTGCGTCCACAATTTGCGTGTTGATCGGCATGTTCATGATGTTCGTCACGATCAGGCACCTCGGCAAGTCCTTCAGCCTGGTGCCGCAGGCGCGCTCCGTGGTGCAAACGGGTCCGTATCGATGGATCAAGCACCCGCTCTATCTGGCGGAGGAGATCGCAATATTCGGCGTGGTGCTCAAGGTCATTTCGCCGGTGACGCTGGCGCTGTTTGTGCTACACATCGGCGTTCAAGTATGCCGGATTTACTACGAGGAGGATTTGCTCCGGCGCAACTGCCCAGAGTACGCGAGTTACGAGGCCTCGCGCTGGAGATTGATACCGTATGTCTGGTGA
- a CDS encoding pilus assembly protein TadG-related protein, with translation MRNMLRCRRGSAAFATVVALVPLIGAMALGGEAGSWYVTWQRAQGAADAAAYSGALRLACDNAPQPGVTCSNTQTVDWRGKQVAAQNSFCNSGDTSYPGATCAASLPTGVSKTVQIATLGSWNGTAGNYVQATVSQQQPTYLAQLLGLSTINVVATAVAGVDSLAKPPCVLSLKDPITFQGSPTVSSPTCGISSNSTADNAIGFKGNSGIQVNAPSYTVGGCSQTGGSQCTGVKTYQQPIPNPLSGLSAAIGALKVPGSFPNGSCGGTVKSYETGACYNTATSLPSTLSGTYYFTGNVRINGSPTITGTATLIFFSGGSLTITGNPTIQLTAMKSPTGPSALSASAKALMKDLLIYDDESTPGGVNISGSSTSYFNGTVYVPNSPITYAGNSSGAPATGCYQVIAYSVKFQGNTSLDNSNCTGDGAVRPNIQTVRLVQ, from the coding sequence ATGCGTAACATGCTTCGTTGCCGTCGAGGGTCCGCCGCGTTCGCGACCGTGGTTGCTCTTGTGCCGTTGATCGGAGCGATGGCGCTCGGCGGTGAGGCTGGCTCCTGGTACGTGACCTGGCAACGCGCCCAGGGCGCGGCCGATGCGGCTGCCTATTCGGGGGCCTTGCGGCTGGCGTGCGACAATGCGCCGCAGCCTGGCGTGACCTGCAGCAATACACAGACGGTCGATTGGCGCGGCAAGCAGGTTGCAGCCCAGAATTCGTTCTGCAATTCAGGCGACACGTCCTATCCCGGCGCCACCTGCGCTGCGAGCCTTCCGACAGGCGTGTCGAAAACGGTCCAGATCGCTACATTGGGGTCATGGAACGGGACCGCGGGAAATTATGTCCAGGCCACTGTGAGTCAGCAGCAACCGACATACCTGGCCCAGTTGCTTGGCTTATCGACGATCAATGTGGTCGCGACGGCGGTTGCCGGCGTTGACAGCTTGGCGAAACCTCCATGCGTGTTGTCGCTGAAGGACCCCATTACGTTCCAGGGAAGCCCCACGGTATCGTCGCCGACGTGTGGCATCTCGTCGAACAGTACGGCCGACAACGCAATTGGCTTCAAGGGCAATTCCGGCATCCAGGTGAATGCGCCGAGCTACACGGTCGGCGGCTGCTCCCAGACGGGGGGAAGCCAATGCACGGGCGTGAAAACCTATCAGCAACCGATTCCCAATCCGCTGAGTGGATTAAGCGCAGCGATCGGAGCTTTGAAGGTGCCGGGTAGTTTTCCCAACGGGTCGTGCGGTGGGACAGTCAAATCGTATGAGACGGGTGCCTGTTACAATACTGCCACCTCGCTCCCTTCGACGCTGAGCGGCACATATTATTTTACGGGAAATGTCAGAATCAATGGCAGTCCAACCATAACCGGAACGGCTACCTTGATATTTTTCAGTGGAGGATCGCTCACCATTACGGGAAACCCGACGATCCAACTGACAGCGATGAAGTCACCGACGGGGCCGTCCGCATTGTCAGCATCGGCAAAGGCTCTGATGAAAGATCTTCTCATCTATGATGATGAATCGACCCCGGGCGGTGTCAACATCAGTGGCAGCTCCACTAGTTATTTCAATGGCACGGTCTACGTACCGAATAGTCCCATCACGTACGCAGGCAACAGCTCGGGTGCGCCCGCTACCGGGTGCTATCAGGTCATTGCCTATTCGGTGAAATTCCAGGGCAATACGTCGCTGGACAATTCCAACTGTACAGGCGATGGGGCGGTCAGGCCGAATATTCAAACCGTGCGTTTGGTGCAGTGA
- the cpaB gene encoding Flp pilus assembly protein CpaB translates to MVLLLAATALGLIAFNLNQPRDAVVAQVVAEKAPPAPATVGYFVTTRALSKGTLARDEDFAVRQAAPNRIPAGAILETPDSKAGLPGSLVRKFVEAGSAITLEDILRPKDRGFLASVLAPDSRAISIKVDEETGVSGLIRPGDNVDVVLTQVFEKVDPARRAVSETVLSNVRVIAIDQEIAQGGRTVTNAVVGKTAQTVSLELTPEQVKKVSVAKQLGTLSLVVRAAAEQWDRADTGATSSCDVSPELARQNAVAGQSTTVAIYTGSDVKQYSVRKQDQGGSVLVGCDGVSEVRQSRAVVGDASKGPEKR, encoded by the coding sequence ATGGTGCTGTTGCTTGCGGCTACGGCGCTCGGGCTAATTGCCTTCAACCTGAACCAGCCGAGAGACGCTGTCGTGGCGCAGGTGGTCGCGGAAAAGGCGCCGCCCGCGCCGGCGACCGTCGGTTACTTTGTTACGACACGTGCGCTTTCGAAAGGGACGCTGGCGCGCGACGAGGATTTCGCGGTGCGCCAGGCGGCGCCGAACCGCATCCCCGCTGGGGCGATCCTCGAAACGCCTGACTCCAAGGCCGGACTTCCCGGATCTCTGGTTCGCAAGTTCGTCGAAGCCGGCAGCGCGATTACCCTGGAGGACATTCTGCGTCCGAAGGATCGTGGCTTCCTTGCCAGCGTTCTGGCGCCGGACAGCCGCGCGATCAGCATCAAGGTCGACGAGGAAACCGGCGTCTCGGGGCTGATCAGGCCCGGCGACAATGTCGACGTGGTGTTGACCCAGGTGTTCGAGAAGGTGGATCCAGCGCGTCGCGCCGTGAGCGAGACCGTTCTTTCCAACGTTCGCGTGATCGCGATCGATCAGGAGATCGCGCAAGGCGGGCGTACCGTCACAAATGCTGTTGTAGGCAAGACGGCGCAAACCGTATCATTGGAGCTCACTCCGGAGCAGGTCAAGAAGGTCTCGGTCGCAAAACAGCTTGGAACGCTCTCGCTCGTGGTTCGAGCGGCGGCTGAGCAGTGGGACAGGGCCGATACGGGTGCGACATCTAGCTGCGATGTGTCGCCCGAACTGGCGCGACAGAACGCGGTCGCCGGCCAGAGCACAACGGTGGCGATCTACACTGGCAGTGACGTCAAGCAATACTCGGTCAGGAAACAGGACCAGGGTGGCTCCGTCCTCGTCGGTTGCGACGGAGTATCAGAGGTCCGTCAGTCGAGAGCGGTGGTGGGTGACGCCAGCAAGGGGCCGGAGAAACGTTGA
- a CDS encoding HlyD family type I secretion periplasmic adaptor subunit codes for MRPAAPRGTKRANQDSAPSDSIRKIALAGWLIIAIFFGGIGTWAVTAPLNGAVVANAVVKVDGNRKSLQHLDGGIVKELHVREGDRVLAGDLLIVLDETQARAEHEVLTQQYAVLRASEVRLLTELDHGSQLVMPPDLKARSDDPYFKSVWNGQLSQFDTRRASLEGQRSVVREKINQLGSQIVGAEAQVKSYTNQIDSVRKEAKDVAPLVERGLIARPRILQLERTAYGLEGQIADANASIAKARQAIAEQEQQIAQFDNDRMTDVTKDLRDTQAKLLEVIPKAMNAKAVLGRMEIRAPYTGRVVGLSVFSMGGVIQRGDKILDIVPDEDSLTIEAQVAVEDISDVHPDTRAEVHLTAYKQRIVPIIHGDVIQISADRLTDPKTNNPYYTAFVRIDQNELAAMPNIRLYPGMPATVMIPTVQRTAFDYIVGPLVMSFNHAFRQK; via the coding sequence ATGCGCCCCGCCGCCCCACGCGGGACAAAGCGCGCGAACCAGGACAGCGCGCCAAGCGACTCCATTCGCAAGATTGCGTTGGCAGGATGGCTGATCATCGCCATCTTTTTCGGCGGTATCGGGACCTGGGCGGTGACAGCGCCGCTCAACGGCGCGGTGGTTGCGAACGCGGTCGTGAAGGTCGATGGCAACCGCAAGAGCCTCCAGCACCTCGATGGCGGGATCGTCAAGGAATTGCATGTGAGGGAAGGTGACAGGGTGCTCGCAGGCGATTTGCTGATCGTCCTGGACGAAACCCAGGCTCGCGCCGAACATGAGGTGCTGACGCAGCAATATGCCGTGCTTCGTGCGTCGGAAGTCCGGCTCCTAACCGAGCTCGACCATGGCTCCCAACTTGTCATGCCGCCGGATCTGAAGGCGCGCTCTGACGATCCCTATTTCAAGAGCGTCTGGAACGGGCAGCTCAGTCAGTTTGACACCCGCCGAGCATCGCTCGAAGGGCAACGAAGCGTTGTCCGCGAGAAGATCAATCAGCTGGGGTCCCAGATCGTTGGCGCGGAAGCGCAGGTGAAGTCGTACACCAACCAGATCGACTCAGTGCGCAAGGAGGCCAAGGACGTCGCTCCGCTCGTCGAGCGAGGGCTAATCGCCCGTCCACGCATCCTGCAGCTGGAGCGGACCGCGTACGGCCTCGAGGGCCAGATCGCCGATGCAAACGCCAGCATCGCCAAGGCGCGCCAGGCGATTGCGGAACAGGAACAGCAGATCGCGCAGTTCGACAACGACCGGATGACCGATGTCACCAAGGACTTGCGCGACACCCAAGCCAAGCTGCTGGAGGTTATCCCGAAGGCGATGAACGCCAAGGCGGTGCTGGGCCGAATGGAAATTCGTGCGCCCTATACCGGACGCGTGGTTGGCCTTAGCGTGTTTTCGATGGGAGGCGTGATCCAACGCGGCGACAAGATCCTGGACATCGTACCTGATGAGGATTCGCTGACGATCGAAGCGCAGGTGGCGGTCGAAGATATCAGCGACGTCCATCCGGACACGCGCGCCGAAGTTCACCTGACGGCCTACAAGCAGCGCATCGTTCCAATCATTCACGGCGACGTCATTCAGATCTCGGCGGACCGTTTGACGGATCCCAAGACCAACAACCCCTACTACACGGCCTTCGTTCGGATCGACCAGAACGAATTGGCCGCCATGCCCAACATCCGCCTCTACCCGGGGATGCCGGCAACCGTGATGATCCCAACGGTCCAGCGAACCGCTTTTGATTACATCGTGGGGCCGCTGGTGATGTCGTTCAATCACGCGTTCCGGCAGAAGTGA
- a CDS encoding A24 family peptidase yields the protein MSWIASTTSCLEIALLLYVATIDIATRLIRNEICLALALLGIAGQLASPMQIGQSLIVAAILFLVLFVMYQRGMIGGGDVKLLVALAVGLPLEGVIGLLTVTGLAGGVLAAVHLMMRRLPHPKLAPAGSSLVRRVYAVERWRHLRHAPLPYGVAIACGGIWTILNEGLF from the coding sequence ATGAGCTGGATTGCGTCCACGACCTCGTGTCTGGAAATCGCATTGTTGTTGTATGTCGCAACGATCGATATCGCGACACGGTTGATCCGCAACGAAATCTGTCTGGCACTGGCGCTCCTTGGGATCGCTGGTCAATTGGCCAGCCCGATGCAGATCGGCCAGTCGTTGATCGTTGCCGCAATCCTGTTTCTGGTGCTGTTCGTGATGTACCAGCGCGGAATGATCGGCGGCGGTGACGTCAAGTTGCTGGTTGCTCTGGCGGTCGGTCTGCCTTTGGAAGGCGTGATTGGGCTGTTGACCGTAACTGGATTGGCCGGCGGCGTCCTCGCTGCGGTGCACCTGATGATGCGCCGCCTGCCGCATCCGAAGCTGGCGCCCGCCGGATCGTCGCTGGTGCGAAGGGTCTACGCGGTCGAGCGCTGGCGTCATTTGCGACATGCGCCGCTGCCCTACGGGGTTGCCATCGCATGCGGCGGTATCTGGACTATTTTGAACGAAGGACTTTTTTGA
- a CDS encoding AAA family ATPase: MSVNMAVMETPEETTSVLTRNRIVCFVNDELSAAALRKGLDGSNLVIRRGTIRHATRMLETDTELSALVTDISGMDDPFTELERLASVCPPDVKVCLIGDNREITFYRELMEIGLTEYLPTPITRDMVLDQLRPKLVGDVTPTQNDRGGHVVSICGAQGGAGATSIAINLALQLAETTKAKVALLDLHLQNGETAVMLGVRPGPGLRIALENPMRADTLFLERTAIEVNDRVVLISGDEELDAKLDITEAGVRHVLGLLRQRFNYVVVDVPVPFPASIYPVIQMSRHVLVLLEAEVTGLRNAHALRNAVTNIAGKDRVFTLLNRADRPGGLPRATIVKALGAEPDMIIPDLGKGMTQAVNLGIPALKHVSRLRRHLAPIVREITGVGSMKKAGWKRWLGL; encoded by the coding sequence ATGAGTGTGAACATGGCTGTGATGGAAACACCCGAAGAGACGACGTCTGTTCTCACGCGTAACCGTATCGTCTGCTTCGTGAACGATGAGCTGAGCGCTGCGGCCCTGCGCAAGGGACTCGATGGCAGTAACCTGGTGATCCGGCGTGGCACCATCCGTCATGCAACACGCATGCTCGAGACCGACACCGAGCTGTCCGCGCTGGTGACCGATATCAGCGGGATGGATGATCCCTTTACTGAACTTGAGCGTCTGGCCAGCGTCTGCCCGCCCGATGTCAAGGTGTGCTTGATCGGCGACAACAGGGAGATCACCTTCTACCGCGAGTTGATGGAGATCGGTCTTACCGAGTATCTTCCGACGCCGATTACCCGCGACATGGTGCTCGACCAGTTGCGTCCCAAACTGGTCGGTGATGTTACGCCGACCCAGAATGATCGTGGCGGCCATGTGGTCTCGATCTGTGGTGCGCAGGGTGGCGCAGGTGCCACGAGCATCGCCATCAATCTCGCGCTGCAACTGGCCGAAACCACAAAGGCCAAGGTTGCGCTGCTCGACCTGCATCTGCAGAACGGCGAGACCGCGGTGATGCTAGGTGTCCGTCCGGGACCTGGCTTGCGCATTGCCCTTGAAAACCCAATGCGGGCCGACACGCTGTTTCTGGAGCGGACGGCGATCGAAGTGAACGATCGGGTTGTCCTGATTTCCGGCGACGAAGAGCTTGATGCCAAGCTCGACATCACCGAGGCGGGCGTGCGGCATGTGCTGGGTCTGCTCCGCCAGCGGTTCAACTACGTCGTCGTCGACGTGCCGGTGCCCTTCCCGGCCTCGATCTATCCGGTCATCCAGATGTCGCGTCACGTGCTGGTGCTGCTGGAAGCCGAGGTGACCGGTCTGCGAAACGCGCACGCGCTGCGCAACGCGGTCACCAACATCGCGGGCAAGGATCGTGTCTTTACGTTGCTCAATCGTGCCGACCGCCCCGGCGGTCTGCCCAGAGCGACCATCGTCAAGGCCCTCGGTGCAGAGCCGGATATGATCATCCCCGATCTCGGCAAGGGAATGACCCAGGCGGTCAACCTCGGAATTCCGGCGCTGAAGCACGTATCCAGGCTGCGGCGTCACCTCGCGCCGATCGTACGGGAGATCACTGGCGTCGGCTCCATGAAAAAGGCCGGCTGGAAGAGGTGGCTCGGGCTATGA